One Persicobacter psychrovividus DNA window includes the following coding sequences:
- a CDS encoding response regulator produces the protein MKKILLIEDNPDMRENTAEILELANYQVLTAENGKVGVEKATKDLPDLIICDVMMPELDGYGVLYLLGKNPNTASIPFIFLTAKAERGDFRKGMEMGADDYLTKPFDDMELLNAVESRLKKNDLFKKDFSQDLGGLDDFFSAAESGDLASLSKDRKVKTYKRKEIIYHEEAIPNGLFFISKGKVKTYKTNEDAKEYITGLFKAGDFIGYMALLEMTNYTESAMALEDSEICFIPKEDFFALLTSKRDVAHKFIKILSNNLKESEERLLNLAYNSVRQRVAEALIMLEGRYNESENSSEFTMSITREDLANIVGTSTESVIRTLADFKEEGLIQIRGRNIKVVELGRLQSIKNGFY, from the coding sequence ATGAAAAAGATTCTTCTGATAGAGGATAACCCAGATATGCGGGAAAATACCGCCGAAATTCTGGAGTTAGCCAATTACCAAGTACTCACTGCTGAAAATGGTAAAGTAGGTGTTGAGAAAGCAACCAAGGACCTTCCTGACCTGATCATCTGTGATGTCATGATGCCTGAACTCGATGGGTACGGCGTACTTTATCTTTTAGGGAAAAACCCGAACACGGCGAGCATTCCTTTTATTTTCCTGACCGCCAAGGCGGAAAGGGGCGATTTCAGAAAAGGGATGGAAATGGGTGCTGATGATTACCTGACCAAGCCTTTTGATGATATGGAGTTGTTGAACGCTGTGGAATCAAGACTGAAGAAAAATGACTTGTTCAAAAAAGACTTCTCTCAGGATTTGGGTGGTTTGGATGATTTCTTCAGTGCTGCCGAAAGTGGTGACCTGGCTTCCTTGTCAAAAGACCGTAAAGTAAAAACCTACAAGCGTAAAGAGATCATCTATCATGAGGAAGCGATTCCAAACGGTTTGTTCTTTATCTCTAAAGGGAAGGTGAAAACCTACAAAACCAATGAGGACGCCAAGGAATACATTACAGGGCTTTTCAAAGCAGGTGATTTTATTGGTTATATGGCTTTGCTGGAGATGACCAACTACACTGAGTCGGCGATGGCGCTGGAAGATTCTGAAATTTGTTTCATTCCTAAGGAAGATTTCTTTGCCCTGCTTACAAGCAAAAGGGATGTTGCCCATAAGTTCATCAAAATCCTTTCGAACAACCTCAAGGAATCGGAAGAGCGTTTGTTAAATTTGGCTTACAACTCGGTTCGTCAGCGGGTGGCAGAAGCGTTAATTATGCTTGAAGGACGTTATAACGAAAGTGAAAATTCTTCGGAATTCACCATGTCCATCACTCGTGAAGATTTGGCCAATATCGTAGGGACGTCCACCGAATCGGTGATCCGTACTTTGGCAGACTTTAAGGAAGAAGGCCTGATTCAGATTCGGGGAAGAAATATTAAAGTCGTAGAACTTGGTCGCCTGCAGTCGATCAAGAATGGTTTTTATTAA
- a CDS encoding ATP-binding protein gives MDELVRILLIDDDEEDFIITRDIISEIPNRNYTIDWISNFSEGLQAIRHHDHEVYLIDYRLGAFTGIELIQEAKQSGTRAPMILLTGQLDQNVDDQAVMVGAADYVYKGGLNSYILDRSIRYSLRHMQNLNQIRVLNEELEQRVEDRTRELAVAVKKLKRSNDSLEKQIEVRRSTEKALRQSQRLYKAISRNFPKGIISVLDSDFCFVFADGQELDQLQVASKQMVGRHYTEFLKPEEKVNWEAEFTKVFRGDTVSFEVTIGKTSYHVNGVPLFNSLGYVKQILLVHQNITEAKKAEEEIRRALAKEIELNELKTRFVTTASHEFRTPLSTILSSASLIGRYTESSQQERRDKHVQRIKSSVNNLTGILNDFLSISKLEEGKIKHTPEPMQVDDKAQQIIDEIQVLLRKGQKIEYAFTGDSQAYITMDIQIFKNILLNLLSNAIKYSGEGKLIFLNVDLTDDQLAITIKDQGMGISASEQVHIFERFFRANNAQNIQGTGLGLNIVKKYVDMLNGAIRFESEEGIGTTFFINIPL, from the coding sequence ATGGATGAATTAGTAAGAATCCTTCTTATCGATGACGATGAGGAGGATTTCATAATTACACGGGATATTATTTCTGAAATCCCGAACAGAAATTACACGATCGACTGGATTTCCAATTTCAGTGAGGGGCTGCAGGCCATTCGCCACCACGATCATGAGGTTTACCTGATCGATTATCGCTTGGGTGCTTTTACAGGTATTGAACTGATTCAGGAAGCGAAACAAAGTGGCACAAGGGCGCCGATGATTTTGCTTACAGGTCAGCTGGATCAAAATGTCGATGATCAGGCCGTGATGGTTGGCGCCGCAGATTATGTCTATAAAGGCGGGCTGAATTCCTATATTCTCGACCGATCAATTCGTTATTCCTTGCGCCATATGCAAAACCTCAATCAGATTCGGGTTTTGAATGAAGAGCTGGAGCAAAGGGTGGAGGATCGTACACGGGAGCTGGCTGTGGCCGTAAAAAAACTCAAACGCTCCAACGATTCCCTCGAAAAACAAATAGAGGTGCGCCGATCTACGGAAAAAGCATTACGGCAATCCCAGCGCCTATACAAAGCCATTTCCCGAAATTTCCCGAAAGGGATCATCTCAGTGCTCGACAGCGATTTCTGTTTCGTCTTTGCTGATGGGCAGGAGCTGGATCAGTTGCAGGTAGCCTCCAAGCAAATGGTGGGGCGCCATTATACGGAATTTCTGAAACCTGAAGAAAAGGTGAACTGGGAAGCGGAGTTTACCAAGGTGTTCCGTGGCGACACGGTGTCTTTTGAGGTAACGATCGGCAAAACGTCCTATCACGTGAATGGCGTGCCTTTGTTTAATAGCCTCGGCTATGTAAAGCAAATTTTGCTGGTGCACCAGAATATTACCGAGGCCAAAAAAGCCGAGGAGGAAATCCGCCGTGCCCTGGCCAAGGAAATTGAACTCAATGAGCTCAAGACCCGATTTGTAACCACCGCTTCGCATGAATTCCGCACCCCACTGAGTACCATCCTTTCTTCAGCTTCGCTGATTGGCCGCTATACGGAAAGCAGTCAGCAGGAGCGTCGGGATAAGCACGTGCAGCGGATCAAATCGTCGGTCAATAACCTGACGGGAATACTGAATGATTTCCTTTCGATTTCAAAACTGGAGGAAGGGAAAATCAAGCACACCCCCGAACCAATGCAGGTGGATGATAAAGCACAGCAAATTATCGATGAGATTCAGGTATTGTTGCGGAAAGGGCAGAAAATTGAATATGCATTTACGGGCGATTCCCAGGCCTATATTACGATGGATATTCAGATTTTCAAGAATATTTTGCTCAACCTGCTTTCCAATGCCATCAAGTATTCTGGCGAAGGGAAACTGATTTTCCTTAATGTCGACCTTACGGATGATCAACTGGCCATTACCATCAAAGATCAGGGGATGGGGATTTCAGCAAGTGAACAGGTGCATATCTTTGAACGGTTCTTCCGTGCCAATAATGCTCAAAATATTCAGGGAACGGGCCTCGGGCTTAACATTGTCAAGAAGTATGTCGATATGCTCAATGGGGCCATCCGTTTTGAGAGTGAAGAGGGGATAGGGACGACCTTTTTTATAAATATTCCATTGTAA
- a CDS encoding response regulator, with the protein MIKSSLPVILIADDDAEDRLLAQEALEASDFKGKIYFVEDGEELMDYLLGNGKYSDRQVYPVPSLVLLDLNMPKKDGREALREIKALNEYHSLPVVVLTTSSNDEDIVRSYDLGVNSFLNKPVRFVDFVALMNSLCTYWFGFNKYPIAPQMR; encoded by the coding sequence ATGATTAAATCTTCTCTTCCAGTAATTTTGATAGCGGACGATGATGCCGAAGATCGATTGTTGGCGCAGGAAGCGCTCGAAGCAAGTGATTTTAAAGGGAAAATTTATTTCGTGGAGGACGGAGAGGAGTTAATGGATTACTTGCTGGGTAATGGCAAGTATAGCGATCGTCAGGTGTATCCAGTGCCTTCTTTGGTACTGTTGGATTTGAACATGCCCAAAAAAGACGGCAGAGAAGCCCTTAGGGAAATCAAAGCATTGAATGAATACCATAGTTTGCCTGTTGTGGTGCTCACGACCTCTTCCAATGATGAGGATATTGTTCGCTCCTATGATTTAGGGGTTAACTCATTTTTGAACAAGCCTGTCCGCTTTGTCGATTTTGTCGCACTGATGAACTCGCTATGCACTTATTGGTTTGGCTTCAATAAATACCCTATCGCCCCTCAAATGCGGTAG
- a CDS encoding PAS domain S-box protein — MIQFDSNFKAWASDILSQERMVGFVIFDKAFELVHMNEKALEMFSLDAEQLPGRHVNSLYEEEYHSEHFNAIRRVQRFAPSADRLVADELMMQAVKRNGYVFPVEVWLSIRLIDGEPYFAELILDKSQEAILEKGFTENTNKLNAIINSAADGIVTLDAQGNIETVNPTAANIFGYRQRELYGKNFQELVHPDDGLDEDGKVNQIFLSYESGVSIPSSREILGRSKSGEMLHVKLSVGVVHLPDRKMFTCILHDLSAIKEVEEQLKSYAEDLERSNRDLEEFAYVSSHDLQEPLRKIRAFGDRLMTKEQNNLSETGVDYLNRMMNAAKRMQKLINDLLRFSRVGSKKAAFQPIDLNHIVKEVLNDLEVAIEKEQAVVEIDDLPEIESDSSMMRQLFQNMISNALKFRSPDRPPVIKITNETAETANGKQKYVQLAIIDNGIGFDQRYVDKIFTIFQRLEGQKYEGSGVGLAICKKIVELHGGQIEAKSDLGHGSRFAFKLLKKGSKTY, encoded by the coding sequence ATGATACAGTTTGATAGCAATTTTAAAGCCTGGGCAAGCGATATTCTTTCGCAGGAACGAATGGTGGGCTTTGTGATTTTTGATAAGGCATTTGAGCTTGTGCACATGAATGAAAAAGCCCTGGAGATGTTTTCGCTGGATGCCGAACAACTCCCTGGCAGGCATGTCAACAGTCTGTATGAAGAAGAATACCACAGCGAGCATTTCAATGCCATAAGGCGGGTGCAGCGGTTTGCGCCTTCGGCGGATCGGTTGGTGGCCGACGAGCTGATGATGCAGGCGGTCAAACGGAATGGTTATGTGTTTCCTGTGGAGGTTTGGCTCTCGATCAGGCTGATCGATGGTGAGCCTTATTTTGCGGAACTGATCTTGGATAAGTCCCAGGAAGCGATTTTGGAAAAAGGCTTTACGGAAAATACCAATAAGCTGAATGCGATCATTAATAGTGCTGCAGATGGGATTGTTACCCTTGATGCCCAGGGGAATATTGAAACGGTAAACCCGACGGCAGCCAACATTTTCGGGTATCGTCAGCGGGAACTTTATGGCAAAAATTTTCAGGAGTTGGTGCATCCTGACGATGGCCTTGATGAAGATGGGAAAGTCAATCAGATTTTCCTTTCCTACGAGTCGGGTGTCAGTATTCCGTCTTCAAGGGAAATTCTGGGACGTTCAAAAAGTGGGGAAATGCTCCATGTGAAATTGTCGGTAGGGGTGGTGCATTTGCCCGACCGAAAAATGTTTACCTGTATTCTGCACGACCTTTCAGCGATTAAAGAAGTGGAGGAGCAATTGAAAAGTTATGCTGAAGACCTTGAGCGCTCTAACAGGGATTTGGAGGAGTTTGCCTATGTGTCTTCCCATGATTTGCAGGAACCCTTGCGGAAAATTCGTGCCTTCGGGGATCGTCTGATGACCAAAGAGCAAAATAATTTGTCGGAAACGGGTGTTGATTACCTGAACCGCATGATGAATGCCGCCAAACGGATGCAGAAGCTGATCAACGATTTGTTGCGATTCAGCAGGGTAGGCTCTAAGAAAGCGGCCTTTCAGCCCATCGACCTTAATCATATTGTGAAGGAAGTACTGAACGATTTGGAGGTCGCCATTGAAAAAGAACAGGCCGTTGTGGAGATCGATGACTTGCCGGAAATTGAGTCCGACAGCAGCATGATGCGTCAGTTATTTCAGAACATGATTTCCAACGCCCTGAAATTCCGTTCGCCAGACCGCCCTCCAGTGATAAAAATTACCAACGAAACGGCCGAAACGGCCAATGGAAAGCAAAAGTATGTACAGCTGGCCATTATCGATAATGGGATTGGTTTCGATCAAAGATATGTGGACAAAATCTTTACCATATTCCAACGCCTTGAAGGTCAGAAGTATGAAGGTTCGGGGGTAGGCTTAGCCATTTGTAAAAAAATTGTTGAGCTTCATGGTGGTCAAATAGAAGCAAAAAGTGATTTGGGTCATGGTTCTCGCTTTGCTTTTAAATTATTGAAGAAAGGCTCGAAAACATATTAA
- the folK gene encoding 2-amino-4-hydroxy-6-hydroxymethyldihydropteridine diphosphokinase produces MRGVYLLLGSNLQDREGLLKQAVEEIEISVGKVLKASSVYESEAWGVTDQPAFLNQVLEVETALEAYPLLMAIQQIEIKLGRVRHERWGERTMDIDILFFGEEVLQSQRLTVPHPELHNRRFTLLPLIEVVKNKQHPTLGYTLEHLLEQCPDKLKAWVYKPEMK; encoded by the coding sequence ATGAGAGGAGTATATCTGTTATTAGGGAGTAACCTGCAGGATCGTGAGGGCTTGCTGAAGCAGGCCGTGGAGGAGATCGAAATCTCCGTGGGGAAGGTGTTGAAAGCCTCTTCGGTGTATGAAAGTGAAGCATGGGGCGTAACGGACCAGCCGGCGTTTCTGAATCAGGTGCTTGAGGTGGAAACAGCACTGGAGGCCTATCCGCTACTGATGGCCATTCAGCAGATTGAAATAAAGCTCGGCAGGGTGCGCCACGAACGCTGGGGCGAACGGACGATGGACATTGATATTCTGTTCTTCGGGGAGGAAGTGTTGCAAAGCCAGCGGTTGACCGTCCCGCATCCAGAACTCCATAACCGCAGATTTACCTTGCTGCCGCTGATTGAGGTAGTGAAAAACAAACAGCACCCTACTTTGGGTTACACCCTTGAGCACTTGCTGGAGCAGTGTCCCGATAAATTGAAAGCATGGGTTTATAAGCCAGAAATGAAGTAA
- the sppA gene encoding signal peptide peptidase SppA, with amino-acid sequence MKFLKNVLAVIIGLGIFSLISVLLLIGILGAVGSSGNTKQPLKEASVLRIKLDGPIVDRADEDPSYGLGKLLGKESSIGINKIEQALNHAAEDDNITAVYLEAPQIMAGPASALELRRMIAHFKNTTDKPVYAYSPYYSQLSYFVASAADSVFLNPAGELELKGLSANITFYKGLFDKLGIKPEIFRVGDFKSAVEPYFRKDMSKENRLQYTEMLNGLNKHLIAEISQDRHLSEKEVKHISDSLLVRGPKDALKYHLVDQLYYEDQVVDLLKKASGLEEDDKLHCIGLNAYLNTFDAPVNTSDNKIAVIYADGGIMTGKSKPGTIGSTTIMEELAKARKDDKVKAVVLRVNSPGGSALASDMIWREVKLTKAVKPVIASMGNYAASGGYYISMAADTIVAEPNTITGSIGIFAVLMNLDELLNHKLGVTHDVVKTGAFSDLGNNTRKMTDYERHIIQSGVNRGYETFTSKAAEGRHMPIEQLLKIAGGRVWTGEKAQQLGLVDVMGDLHTAISLAAKKADIEDDYKVSNRPEIKDPFTQFIEEMNEEAEVKIAKFNFGPFMEYASTINRLKQAKGPQARMEFDMEIK; translated from the coding sequence ATGAAATTTCTTAAAAATGTTCTGGCCGTAATCATTGGCTTGGGAATCTTTTCCTTGATTTCAGTATTGCTGCTGATTGGTATTTTGGGGGCCGTAGGATCCTCAGGCAACACCAAGCAGCCCCTCAAGGAGGCTTCCGTCCTTCGCATAAAGCTTGATGGCCCTATTGTGGACCGTGCCGACGAAGACCCAAGCTATGGCCTGGGAAAACTTCTTGGCAAAGAATCTTCGATTGGGATCAACAAAATTGAGCAGGCGCTTAACCATGCAGCAGAAGATGACAATATCACTGCCGTTTACCTGGAAGCACCACAGATTATGGCTGGCCCTGCCTCGGCGCTTGAGTTACGACGCATGATTGCCCATTTTAAGAACACCACGGATAAACCCGTTTATGCCTATTCTCCTTATTATTCTCAGCTTTCGTACTTTGTGGCCTCTGCTGCGGATTCCGTTTTCCTGAACCCTGCGGGGGAACTGGAACTGAAGGGGCTTTCTGCCAACATTACTTTCTATAAAGGTCTTTTCGACAAATTGGGCATCAAGCCAGAAATTTTCCGTGTGGGAGATTTCAAAAGTGCGGTGGAGCCTTACTTCAGAAAGGACATGAGTAAAGAGAACAGATTGCAATACACTGAAATGCTCAATGGGCTGAACAAACACCTGATTGCCGAAATCAGTCAGGATCGCCACCTTTCAGAAAAGGAAGTAAAACATATTTCCGACAGCCTGCTTGTTCGTGGTCCAAAAGACGCCCTGAAATACCACCTTGTAGATCAGCTATATTATGAAGATCAGGTGGTTGATTTGCTGAAAAAAGCATCGGGACTTGAGGAGGATGATAAATTGCACTGCATCGGTCTGAATGCGTATTTGAATACTTTCGACGCTCCGGTAAATACCAGCGACAATAAAATTGCGGTTATTTATGCCGATGGCGGTATCATGACAGGTAAAAGCAAGCCGGGGACCATCGGCAGTACCACCATCATGGAAGAATTGGCCAAAGCCAGAAAAGACGATAAAGTAAAGGCCGTCGTATTGCGTGTAAACAGCCCTGGAGGAAGTGCTTTGGCTTCTGATATGATCTGGAGAGAAGTTAAACTGACCAAAGCCGTAAAACCTGTGATCGCCTCGATGGGGAATTATGCAGCTTCTGGCGGGTATTATATTTCGATGGCCGCTGACACCATTGTTGCAGAGCCTAACACCATTACGGGATCTATTGGAATTTTTGCAGTACTGATGAACCTTGATGAGCTATTGAATCACAAACTTGGCGTAACCCACGATGTGGTGAAAACAGGGGCCTTCTCTGACCTGGGCAACAACACCCGAAAAATGACCGACTACGAGCGCCATATTATTCAGTCGGGGGTTAACCGTGGCTATGAAACCTTCACCAGCAAAGCGGCGGAAGGCAGACACATGCCGATTGAACAATTGCTGAAAATTGCAGGCGGACGTGTTTGGACAGGCGAAAAAGCGCAACAACTTGGCTTGGTGGATGTGATGGGAGACCTTCATACGGCCATTAGTCTTGCAGCGAAAAAAGCCGACATTGAAGATGACTATAAAGTATCCAATCGCCCAGAAATCAAAGACCCTTTCACTCAGTTTATAGAAGAGATGAACGAAGAAGCGGAAGTGAAAATTGCCAAATTCAATTTTGGTCCTTTCATGGAATACGCCTCAACAATCAACCGATTGAAGCAAGCTAAAGGGCCTCAGGCACGCATGGAATTCGATATGGAGATCAAATAA
- a CDS encoding potassium channel family protein: protein MIKSSKMMAFFKANNFMVLCVMLCLLLISLGFPERNRTLFKLLFPVGLVLVSGASAISISTGRRQYIYAYVLAGTAGLMQLLSIFFNPIWFMDLFLVITVVFYGYILWRILHHLLHTVEVNQNTFYAAISGYLLIGICSALLVIALVETTENAYTNLAMGDLRSAFYYSFMTLTTIGYGDISPVHPMGRVLAMFVGMLGQFYLAVVMAILISKYTANISVPTEKKHFGKKE, encoded by the coding sequence ATGATCAAGTCTTCAAAAATGATGGCCTTCTTCAAGGCTAACAATTTCATGGTGCTGTGCGTGATGCTTTGCCTGTTGCTTATCTCTTTGGGTTTTCCCGAGCGGAATCGGACCCTTTTCAAATTGCTATTTCCAGTAGGGTTGGTGCTGGTTTCAGGGGCTTCAGCGATTTCAATTTCTACGGGCCGTCGGCAATATATTTATGCTTATGTGCTGGCAGGAACAGCAGGATTGATGCAGCTGCTGAGCATATTTTTCAACCCCATCTGGTTTATGGACCTGTTTCTGGTGATTACCGTGGTGTTTTATGGCTATATCCTTTGGCGTATTCTGCATCATTTATTACATACTGTGGAGGTGAACCAGAACACTTTTTATGCCGCCATTTCAGGCTATCTTTTAATCGGCATTTGTTCGGCGCTTTTGGTAATTGCCCTGGTGGAAACCACCGAAAATGCCTATACCAATTTAGCGATGGGTGACTTGCGATCTGCTTTTTATTATTCCTTCATGACCCTGACGACCATTGGCTATGGCGACATTTCCCCTGTTCACCCGATGGGGCGGGTGCTGGCAATGTTTGTCGGGATGCTTGGGCAGTTTTACCTCGCCGTTGTAATGGCTATCCTGATCAGTAAATATACTGCCAACATATCAGTGCCCACGGAGAAAAAGCATTTCGGCAAGAAAGAGTAG
- a CDS encoding S1/P1 nuclease, with protein MKKLNVLAVLMLFAVGQVFAWGQNGHRTVAEVASHHISKKTQKAIIAILGDENMAMAATWPDEIKSDHAYDSCKVYHYVNMKSDETYAQSEKNPHGDAITALQMMSKIVKDKTQPLVRRQEALRYIIHIIGDIHQPMHVGHKEDLGGNLVKVKWFGHKSNLHRVWDSDMIDNTQLSYTELSRHVGVPTKAEIKNWQSSSVEQWVAESHQVATKLYDTVGDGNFSYRYMFDHRETLYNQLEKGGVRLAGYLNALFG; from the coding sequence ATGAAGAAGTTGAATGTTTTAGCCGTCCTGATGTTGTTTGCTGTAGGGCAGGTATTTGCATGGGGGCAGAATGGTCACCGTACGGTTGCAGAGGTGGCAAGTCACCATATCAGTAAAAAAACACAAAAGGCGATTATCGCTATTTTGGGTGATGAAAATATGGCGATGGCCGCTACATGGCCAGATGAGATCAAGTCTGATCACGCTTATGATTCCTGTAAAGTTTACCATTATGTAAACATGAAATCGGATGAAACCTATGCGCAGTCGGAAAAAAATCCGCATGGGGATGCCATCACGGCACTTCAGATGATGAGCAAAATTGTAAAAGACAAAACGCAGCCTTTGGTACGTCGTCAGGAAGCTTTGCGCTACATTATCCATATCATCGGGGATATTCATCAGCCAATGCACGTAGGGCACAAGGAAGATCTTGGAGGTAATTTGGTGAAGGTAAAATGGTTCGGGCATAAGTCGAACTTGCACCGTGTTTGGGATTCAGACATGATCGATAACACACAGCTGAGCTATACGGAATTGTCGAGACACGTTGGAGTTCCTACCAAGGCAGAGATTAAAAACTGGCAATCAAGCTCGGTAGAGCAATGGGTAGCGGAATCTCATCAGGTAGCAACTAAATTGTATGATACCGTTGGCGATGGCAATTTCAGCTACCGCTACATGTTCGATCACCGTGAAACGCTTTACAACCAACTTGAAAAAGGTGGGGTTCGTTTGGCAGGTTACCTGAATGCGCTATTTGGTTAA
- a CDS encoding HD domain-containing protein — translation MKSKTVQEQAWIDQTAAFVKSKFEGEGTGHDWWHIYRVWKNAQNILDKKSNMDAFVVEMGALLHDIADFKFHDGDESVGPKEARKYLHGLGVEPARAEAIVHIVEHVSYKGAKVANKMKSEEGFVVQDADRLDAIGAIGVARTFAYGGSVGSPMHDPSATAELHEDFEAYKNSRSSTVNHFYEKLLLLKDMMNTPEAKAIAEGRHAYMEQFLQTFYNEWEGKQ, via the coding sequence ATGAAAAGTAAAACCGTTCAGGAGCAGGCGTGGATCGATCAGACGGCAGCCTTTGTGAAATCCAAATTTGAAGGCGAAGGCACTGGCCATGATTGGTGGCATATTTATAGGGTGTGGAAGAATGCGCAAAACATCCTTGACAAGAAGAGTAATATGGATGCTTTTGTGGTGGAGATGGGTGCGCTCCTGCATGATATTGCCGACTTCAAATTTCACGATGGTGATGAATCCGTAGGGCCGAAGGAAGCCCGCAAGTACCTGCATGGACTTGGGGTGGAGCCTGCCCGTGCCGAAGCGATTGTTCATATTGTGGAACATGTCTCCTATAAAGGGGCCAAGGTCGCCAATAAGATGAAGTCGGAAGAAGGTTTTGTGGTTCAGGATGCCGATCGGCTCGATGCGATTGGAGCCATTGGTGTGGCGCGTACTTTTGCCTATGGGGGAAGTGTGGGCAGCCCGATGCATGACCCTTCGGCAACGGCGGAACTCCATGAAGATTTTGAAGCCTATAAAAACAGCCGCAGTTCCACGGTGAATCACTTTTATGAAAAGTTACTTTTACTTAAGGATATGATGAATACACCCGAGGCAAAGGCGATCGCTGAGGGCAGGCATGCGTATATGGAGCAATTTTTGCAAACTTTCTATAATGAGTGGGAAGGTAAGCAATAA
- a CDS encoding gamma carbonic anhydrase family protein — MALVKTIRGNVTPKFGENVFLADNATVIGEVTLGDNCTIWFNTVLRADVNYIKVGDNTNIQDLACVHGSYQTHPTNIGSNVTIGHQAMIHGCTIEDNCLIGMGATLLDGVVVKEGAMVAAGAVVLENTVVESGTIYAGVPAKKVKEIGDRKEMIGRIGESYYKKYATWYKEEDEK, encoded by the coding sequence ATGGCACTTGTAAAGACCATTCGAGGAAATGTAACCCCAAAATTCGGTGAAAATGTATTTTTAGCTGATAACGCTACGGTAATTGGGGAAGTTACCCTCGGCGATAATTGCACGATTTGGTTCAATACTGTTTTGCGTGCAGATGTAAACTACATAAAGGTGGGGGATAATACCAATATTCAGGATTTGGCCTGTGTGCATGGGTCCTATCAAACCCACCCAACCAATATTGGTAGCAATGTAACGATTGGGCATCAGGCGATGATCCACGGTTGTACCATTGAAGATAACTGCCTGATCGGTATGGGAGCCACACTGCTTGATGGCGTGGTGGTGAAAGAGGGCGCTATGGTGGCTGCGGGTGCGGTAGTGCTTGAAAATACGGTGGTGGAATCGGGGACAATTTATGCGGGCGTTCCTGCGAAAAAGGTCAAAGAGATTGGTGATCGCAAGGAGATGATTGGCCGAATAGGAGAGAGTTATTATAAAAAATATGCCACTTGGTATAAAGAGGAAGATGAAAAGTAA